The Lathamus discolor isolate bLatDis1 chromosome 22, bLatDis1.hap1, whole genome shotgun sequence genomic sequence ACGGCAGGGAGCTGAGCCCCATGGAGGCTCCGCAGCGCCAGGAAAGAGCCAGCGTGCGCCCCGCggatggtggtgatggggagagCCGGGCTTAGGGATGCGGCTGGAGCACCGGCAGCTTCCCATCGCGCTGTCGTGGCTCAGGGGTACCGGAGAGCACAGCCCAAGGGGTGCTTAGAAAAGGAGGGTTTGAGGGACCTGGGGTTGCTGGGCTCCATCTTAAAGCACTGAGTCTTTTAATAGCAGTTGTGATTGAAAGCAAAGTCCCTTTGCGGCGCTCTGCTTTCACGTGGCTGGGTTTGAAATCCCGAGGACAGCCTGAAGCTCTGGAACAAACCTTTGGATCCTTCTCGTCCTGGCTGCTCGCAGCGCGTAGCGTTTCCTTAATAGCACGGGAGCTTGACAACACGAATGAACCCAGTTTTGATCCCATGACAACAAAAGCGCACGTATTTACTCTTGGCTGGTCAATTGAGATCCATTTGCTTATTTGGTTGACGAGGTGTGGAATGAACGTTCAAGCGTGTGTTAAAACAGGCAGCCTGGAAGGAAAGCTCCTTAAAATATCTTGTATCACTGGAGATGTGCTGCCAGATAGCAAGTAGGAGGAAGCAGTCATTGATGGAGCATCGGGAGGAGGCTGTTCTTTAGCTCTTTGCCAGCACAGGTTTCTCCTCCCTTTGCAAGGTGTTGCGGACGCTTGGGCTGCTCCACCTGAAGTGCTTCATCAGAGGGGGCAATTGCAGGAACGAGGAGCATGGGGAGAGGGCAAATAATGCAGAGACGGGAGGGTTCGGGGGTGGTTTGGGAGGGGAAAACCCATCCCAGtgaggctggggatggagggagaggCCGGGTTGGGGTCCTTTGccgtgtgctgctgctgcagtggctcTCACAGCATCGGGGCTGATGCGGAGGGGAAAGCGGGCTCATCCCCCGCCAGCGCTGAGCCGAGCTGTGGGCGCCGAGCTGCGATCTCTCCGCTTTTAAGGCATTCCCATTTACTGTCAGCCTCCAATTCATGTGCTGGAGCGCACCCTTGGAATGAGCTGGCGCAGTCCCTGGCAGCGTCTTGTGCTCCGAGGGagtctggaggggaaaaaaaagcccaagacTTCATTCCTGAAGCGTAATTCCCGTTTTTGCTGCGGCGTCCCGGGGTGCACAGGGGCATTTCCGCCGGCCGGGTTTCCTAGCACAGGTTGTTCCCGCTCCGGTGCGGCGTTTGAGCCCGTTTCTATCTCTTCTTTCCACAGGTGGAGAGAGACTTTGAAAGGGAATATGGCAAGCTCCAGCAGTGAGTATCAACCACAGTGGTAGAACAGGACCAGTCGCATACTTCCCTTGTGCCCTCTTACTGCATCTTCCCAGGGGATTTTGGCCTCTTACGCTCTTCCCGGCAAATCACTGCCTGTCATTTCGGAGGCTTCGGCGTTTCCCTGTGGCTCCTGTGTTCAAAGTGTCCTAAGAAGCACTTGCATTGGGTTGAGGTTTGCACGTTGTGGCACCTCTAAAGAGTTGCCAGAAAACTGGGGAGTCACCAAACAGCTCCGCACCCCCGAGGACCGGAACCGGTGTCCccatcctggctgtgtcccATAAGCTCGCCCGTATCATCTGGAAGCATTTGGCTTCTCCATTTGTGGTAGGTGCGAGGGCTTCACAAAGCAGTGACTTTGGGTAAGAGATCCCCAACTTGGAAAGGTTGCGGAGCATCTGCAAACAAGCGGAAAAGGTTGAGCAGCACTGAATGCACAGAGCCTCGCCGGGGTATTTTTAACTCCCAACAGAAGCCAGCATATCCAACCCGTAAATGATTTGTTGCACGTATGATGCACTcgggtttctttctttccaagatTCACTTTGCCTTCTTCTCCCATCTTTCAGATTGGAAGATCAGACCAAAAAGCTTCAGAAGGATATGAAGAAAAGCACAGATGCAGACTTGGGTATGTGACTGTAGGATACATAGACTGTGAACTTGGCCACAAGGAGATGAAGTGACTTTCTCAAGATCACATGAGTAATCTGTGACAAGTCTGGAAAACAAATCTAGATCTCAGTCCCACTCAGTTTGCTTAGTTACAAGGCCATCTGCATGAGCAGCATCTCAACCAAGGGAACAGAGAGTCTGTTACGGGCTTGGTCCCTGtctcctgagctgcagcttgCTGGGTGGCCTTGGACCAGCCACTTTGCTTCTCTTTGCCTCGgtgtctgcagctgcaggactCGGAGTTATTGTTCCAGTTCTCAGGTTAGCCCGGCAGGAGCAGCCTCCAGCTGAGCCCGTTGTGTCTGCGCATCACCTGCTTCACTGAGGGCATTCTCTGCTGTCTGAAGCCAAAGGTGGGATGAGGCGCTGGGGgcctgcagagcatcccatgggcATCGCTGTGCGTGTTTCACCTGtgagctgctgccccagccgCTCTCAGTCAGGACTCACCCTGCTCTCCccttgctccctgcctgctctggctTGACCTGGTGGCAGTGGGCGATGCAGGAAGCAATAAACAAGTGATCTGTGCAGGTACCACACCGCAGCAGCCTGCCTAGGAGAGTGGTGGTACCGCGCTGCGTGGCGCAGGCTCTAAGCGAAGGTGGCAGAGGAGCGATGtggtgcagggagcaggggatcTGCTGGGTGCTGGTTGTTGCACCAGGCAGGGCAGCGTGCAGAAACACGCAGCAAAGAGCTGCTTTAAACACAGATGGCTCTTCTCAGCGTGTGCTTTGGAGTAGTCCCTCCTTGCACCAAGCCCCCACAGCTCCAGAGCCAAGGCAGAATGCACCAGCgcaagcagggctgggcagcacTGGCCCGGCACTCATCCTGTGGGTTAACGTGGATGGCAGGAATGGGAAGGAGCCCCAGTCAGAGGGATGGCAAATGTGGGGCTTCCCATGAGCCAGGCTCtcacctgtgtgtgtgtgctcggGTATCGCCAGACATCAGCACGGATCCAGGCTCTTGCCCACGCTCTTCCCCCATCCCAGCACAACGTCTGTGCTCCCATGGGGAGAGCAGTGGGAAAGGCACCAGGAACGGCGCTGCCAGGACTCTTTTCCAGGGTGAAAAGTGCCCTTTCTGGTCATTGTCAGGGCTCCGTGGTAAGTTTTTCCTTGTGCAGgattcccctcccctcccttgcAGTGGGCGTTGTTTATATGGAGCATTTCAAgtcccagaggagctgtgggagGACTTTCTTTTTCCGTTCTGCTCCATGGCAGAGTCACAAACTGAGCCGTGGCCAGATCCTGGGATCTGATTTCTCATTTAAAGGCATGGAATCGGGAGCATAAAGGCAGGATTTGGaacaggggctggggagggctggGTGAAGGCAAAGGAAGCGGAGATCTGACGGAGCACTgagggctgctctgctcccctggCAGTGCCCATTCCCAAGAGGAGATGGCTGTGACAGCCTGGGCAGCCCCCAGGTCCGACAAGGACAGCAGTGCATTAGTGTCACTGTGTCCTCAAGGACAGCACTGCATCAGTGTGGTTGTGTGCGTCAGTGTCATTGTGTCCTCAGGAGGGTCTCACTCCTTCCACTGCACCCCTGTGCCGAGGGGGGTGACTGGTCACTGCCTGCACCCCCTCCCTCGCCTTCCCACCCTCTTTCCAAGCAAAACGGGATCCTAAGGAGCAGGAGGATGTTCTGTACTTGGAGACAAATCTCTTCTCTTGGAATGAGAAGCAGGGAACCCTCCCGAGGGGCAGGCGATGCGATGCAACCCTCCCCTGTCTCCTCTGGTGGCTGAGGCACCGGTTGGGTTTGAAGAGGGGGTCACCTCTTTACGCTTCCAGTCCTCTCCTTGCAAAGGAAACTCATTTTCCTTGCAGCTGAAGCAGTTCTGCCGCTCTTAACCCCATCCCGTTTTGGCACAAATCCTTCCTCAGATGTGGTCACACATATGGATTATATCCCATCTGTTTAAGGGTTTAAATGCCTAAACCCTTCATGTTTGGATAATAGACGGATACGGTAGCTTTGTTATCCCATAGTTAGCATCTCGTTCTGCATTGAGTTTCCCAGCTCTTCAGCTTCTGCGCTCTCTGTATAATTGTGTGTAACCTTTCAGTCGGAATGTTTAACCCCTTGATTTATGATCTTAATCCCCATTATTGAGAGGACTTTAACTTCCAGTATCTGAGCGAgtgcagcaggagctttccAAAGCTCCTCTGTGGCACGGCTCAAGCGTCTGACTTCTGAGCTGAAGCTGGAATAACTTCCAGCAACGTGCTGGTGAAAAAGGTGGATTTTTAGGGCTCCtggctttttcttcattattccCATTTCCGTCAGTGCCTTTTGGTGAATCTTAGGTCTGTTTTCCATTCTGTACCTTCGCTGCTCTATTGCTCTTTTAGAGCGGTCCTGTCGGCAGGATTGAGTTTTCCCGTTGGAGTTGGGATAGGGAGAGATGTGTCTGATGGAAAACAAGCACAAGTGCTCGacaaggcaggagctggggcctGGGAGAGTGTGACCGGGGGGGTTTGGGTTCCTTGGAGGCCACATCAGGCTCTGCAGAGACTTCACATTTCCCCTTGGTCCATGGGGTTGGTCTCAAGGGCACAAGATGCAGTTCAGTGATGGAAGGTGCTCAGGCAGCTGTGTCAATGCTGCTCGTGCCCAGGCTGGTTCAAGagtaaaaagagaaacattGTCTTCCAGTCCCGTCATTCTGGTCCTTTTCCAGCGCTAACTCCActttaaatacatgtatttctGTAAAGCCATTTGAAAGACTTAATGGACTGTGATTTTCCTCACTGCGGAAGAGCTGTAGTGAGCCTGGGAGTGACACTTAATAGTCTGTTGAGAAAAGATGTATTAAAAAAGCCATCTACATGTTGCTGAGAGGAGAGGGCTTTCAGAAGCCTGGTGTCATCTGGCACTGTCGCAAGCCGTAGCTCGGAGCGGTTCAGGCTTGGTTCTGTACAAGCAGCTCGGGGGGTTTAGGTGGGTGAATTGgtggctcttcctttctcttctctcaaCCAGCGGGGAAGTTGTGCTAAATCCCAGCTCGGTGGCTCAGGTCCCCGGTTTTGGTCACCCTTTGCAGGGGCAGCGCTGACACCCAGCATCCCAGgcgggtttgggttgggaaggaccttaaagctcatccggttccaccCCCCACCTTACAAAGCAGTGaccctctcctctcttctttgcCTCTGCTGTTGCCCGCAGCCATGTCCAAGTCAGCTGTGAAGATCTCCTCAGACCTCCTCTCCAACCCTCTGTGTGAGCAGGAGCCCAGCTTCCTGGAGATGGTCACTGCCTTCGACACAGCGATGAAGAGGATGGACTCCTTCAACCAGGAGAAGGTGAGTGTGGGTTTGGCTGCagaaggggagagcaggggtgcTGCGGTGCTGTtggtatctcccccttcctccctcctttttgTCATCGTCTCCGGGATGCTTCGCACGGGAGCTTCTCTTTAATCTTGCTCTCCTCCTGGCTCTTTTTGAACTGGGAATTTCGGCTCATCCCGAGCACATGGGAGAAGTTTTCTGGTGTTTGGTTAAAGGGCACTGCGGTTGCACTCAGAAGCCCACATCATCCTAGGGCAGGCACTGTGTGAACATGTACTGCTGTGCAGACAGGCTGCTTCAACAAGCCTGACATGTAATTTGCTTTCAACAGGTGAATCAGATCCAAAAGACAGTCATAGAGCCTTTGAAAAAGTAAGTACCAACGTTGTCCTATGAGCCACGTCGTGTGTTTGTCATCCCCATGTTCTGCAGGGATGTGATCATCGAAGGAGGTGTTGGCAGGTTAGAAATGAGCCCTTCCTAAAGATGGGGCAAAGCGGCATCTCCTTGTCTTGCAGCTGGGGCATGGAGGGCTGTGATGGGTCCATACTCCTGCTCTGTAGCAAGGGGGAAGACCTCTTGCATCTGAGCCTGCATCTGGACTTGACAGGACACCTGAACGGGTAATACTGAATGCATTCAAGCATTCAACATCTCTCCATTCCTGTGCTGGTTGCTACcaacactgctgcagctgaaggagagCCATCAACTGCGGGGCTCCACTGGGGCCCGAAGCATCCTTCCTATGGAAGGTTCTTAACTAAAGAAGTAGAAGCTTGCTCTTGGTGAGAGCTCTTCCATGTCCATGAACAATATCTCCACgcaggagagggagagataCTAATGATGGTGCAGCTGGGCAGGAGAGGTCTGGAGGGGAGCCCCATGAGCTCGTCTCACCCATCACAGGAGTGTGCCAGAGCCAACCTGGCTCCAAGCTTGGCCATAAACCCCCCCAGGGAGCGGAGCTGGGGCGCTGGCAGCATTGCCCTGGTGGCAGGTTCCATCTGCCCCCGttgtggtgctggagcagcgCTCAGCACCGTGCTTTGCCCTGGTGCAATTCCCTTCTGCCTGCACCGTTGTTAGCAGCAATTCCCAGTGGCAGGGGCTGCGCCCTGAAGCAGTTAAAGAGCGCTGCAGTTGCGGTGCCGAACGTCTGCTGAAATCCTCAGATTTGCTGTTGTGGGACGAGAAGAGCGAGCGAAAATAAACTCAAATGACTTTAATATGACAGTAAGTGGTGCAAATTGCTGAGTACCAATTTGAGCTCGGCTTTGACACAGCCAGGGTGGCTGGgttgcttgtttgcttgttgtttCTGCCCAAACCTGGAAGGAAGAGCTCATGTAGCGCTCAGTGCAAGAGGTTACAGCGTGCTGCTAGCCGGGGGATGCTCGGGTGACTCAAGTCTTGCCTCGGTCGTCTCTCCACGACCAGAAATGCTTCATTtaggggaaaaacagaaagaaagaaactaagacaagaaagaaaagaagaaaaaaggcaggcTTGTGCTGTGGAATTGTGTTGCTTATTATCGAGATTGTCCTCATGAAAGATACATTAACTGTTTCTTCCAGCATTCTGTTCAAATTGGAAGAAGGGCTTGTGTCTCTGAAATgttcctgttgtttttttcctccccaacTTGTGTTAGTTGATGCAATGAAGGATAATACCTCTCCCTGCAAAGCCTGCCTTCTGCTTTAAACCCGGGGGCTCTTAATTCGAGGCAATAAAGCCATTTCTACGTTGCTGATGTCTTGCCCTGCCTTTGTGCAGCTTTTGGCTCGTGATGCTCTAGATGGAGATGGCGGAGAAGGGGTTTAAGGCAGCGATGTAAGAtcgatcccagcctggtttgggttggaagggaccttaaagctcatccagttccaacccttgccacgggcaggggcacgTCCCGCTAGAGCAGGACTGGGAGGTTTCACCTCACAAGGTGATGCTCATCTCCCCGCTGATGTGTTGGTGCTTGACGAAGCATCAGGATGTGCCCCGCAGCACCCGGACACCTCCCAGTGTCCGCAGTTCTCTCCAGCCTCCTAAACTGGGACTCACTCGTggtcttttctcccttcctgccCTTTGGCACCTGCAGGCGGTTGCTGCGTGCTCTTAAACAGCTTTGGTTTCATGCTCGGAGGGGCTGCATCTCCACACCGAGGAAAaactctcccttcccttccctctttccgCCTCCTTTCGAGCGTGCATGGATGAGTTGTGGAGCCAGGAACATTGCGGAGGAGCCCAAGGGTCCGTTTTGAGGCTAATGAGATGCAGGAGAGAAGTGCAGAGCTTGCGCCtcccctgtcctgctgcagatAAACCCCAGCAACGCTGCTGGGatggaagttccacattaatgAAAGCTGCCTTGAGGAGCTGCTCTTATTCCCAGTGAGGTATCGCTTCCCCTCGCCTGCGCTGGCCTCTCCCAAACTGGCTTTGACCTAGAAAAGAGGCttttgctccagcagctgcacttTATTACATCTTCACTGGTGGTCTCTTGTAGTTGTATTAGTCAAAGAAACAGATAAGGTTAATGCAGGCAATTATCATCAGTGTAATCAGAGGCACATGTGCCTTCGGATCTCCATTCAGCTGTCCAGGGCTGGTAGGATGCAGACAAACCCGGGCTTGGTTGCTGGAGCGTGTAAAGGAAAGCAGCCGTGCAGGGTGGAGGCGCGCATTGTTCCAGTCCT encodes the following:
- the BIN3 gene encoding bridging integrator 3 isoform X2; translated protein: MLLPTPRSSPSPLQCFDATPVRRGFPPFSTVFHRFPPFSPIFSPLPRSPLPRDVTPRPDITFPCSSRPVAALPEGAERRLSGTSGTSGEGSHELDTIQDRAAQETDCTQDTMSKSAVKISSDLLSNPLCEQEPSFLEMVTAFDTAMKRMDSFNQEKVNQIQKTVIEPLKNWGMEGCDGSILLLCSKGEDLLHLSLHLDLTGHLNGRGRDTNDGAAGQERSGGEPHELVSPITGVCQSQPGSKLGHKPPQGAELGRWQHCPGGRFHLPPLWCWSSAQHRALPWCNSLLPAPLLAAIPSGRGCALKQLKSAAVAVPNVC